From Camelina sativa cultivar DH55 chromosome 20, Cs, whole genome shotgun sequence, the proteins below share one genomic window:
- the LOC104772470 gene encoding alanine--tRNA ligase, chloroplastic/mitochondrial-like, whose protein sequence is MGDKTLSSSNEEGFVTRTSTGASPSILLPRSTLSPQIIAKSSSVSVHPVSEDAKEDCQSNDVSGDSIRRRFLEFFASRGHKVLPSASLVPEDPTVLLTIAGMLQFKPIFLGKVPRQVPCATTAQRCIRTNDLENVGKTARHHTLFEMLGNFSFGDYFKKEAIRWAWELSTKEFGLPANRIWVSIYEDDDEAFEIWKNEVGVPVEQIKRMGEADNFWTSGPTGPCGPCSELYYDFYPERGYGEDVDLGDDTRFIEFYNLVFMQYNKTEDGLLEPLKQKNIDTGLGLERMAQILQKVPNNYETDLIYPIIAKTSELANLSYDSANEKAKTSLKVIADHMRAVVYLISDGVSPSNIGRGYVVRRLIRRAVRKGKSLGINGDRNGNPKGAFLPAVAEKVIELSTYIDSVVKLKAPRIIEEIRQEELHFKKTLERGEKLLDQKLNDALSVADKTKSKPSLDGKDAFLLYDTYGFPVEITAEVAEERGVSIDMKGFEVEMENQRRQSQAAHNVVKLTVEDDADITKNIADTEFLGYDSLSARAVVKSLLVNGKPVIRVSEGSDVEILLDRTPFYAESGGQIADHGFLYVSSDGNQEKAVVEVSDVQKSLKIFVHKGTVKSGALEVGKEVEAAVDADLRQRAKVHHTATHLLQSALKKVIGQETSQAGSLVAFDRLRFDFNFNRSLHGNELEEIECLINRWIGDATRLETKVLPLADAKQAGAIAMFGEKYDENEVRVVEVPGVSMELCGGTHVGNTAEIRAFKIISEQGIASGTRRIEAVAGEAFIEYINSRDSQMTRLCSTLKVKAEDVTSRVENLVEELRAARKEASDLRSKAAVYKASVISNKAFTVGTSQTIRVLVESMDDTDADSLKSAADSTSRKTIYATRLYREKEEHIA, encoded by the exons ATGGGTGATAAAACTCTCTCCTCCTCTAATGAAGAAG GTTTTGTTACCAGAACCTCTACAGGTGCTTCTCCTTCGATCTTGCTTCCCAGATCAACTCTGTCACCTCAGATTATTGCTAAGAGTTCATCAG TGTCAGTACATCCAGTGTCTGAGGACGCTAAGGAGGATTGTCAGTCCAATGACGTTAGTGGAGACTCAATACGGAGGCGTTTTCTTGAATTCTTTGCATCTCGTGGGCATAAAGTTCTTCCAAGTGCGTCTCTTGTGCCAGAAGATCCTACTGTCTTATTAACAATTGCTGGAATGCTTCAGTTTAAGCCTATCTTCCTTGGAAAg GTACCTAGACAGGTTCCTTGTGCAACTACTGCACAAAGGTGCATACGTACGAATGATTTGGAGAATGTTGGGAAAACGGCCAGGCATCATACTTTGTTTGAGATGCTGGGGAACTTTAGCTTTGGTGATTACTTCAAGAAAGAAGCGATAAGATGGGCATGGGAGCTATCAACTAAAGAGTTTGGGCTACCTGCTAATAGAATTTGGGTTAGCATttacgaagatgatgatgaagcttttGAAATCTGGAAGAATGAAGTTGGTGTGCCTGTTGAGCAGATAAAGAGAATGGGTGAAGCTGACAACTTTTGGACCAGTGGACCAACTGGTCCTTGTGGTCCATGCTCAGAGTTGTACTATGACTTCTATCCTGAGAGAGGTTATGGTGAAGATGTTGATCTTGGGGATGATACCAGATTTATTGAGTTCTACAATTTGGTTTTCATGCAGTATAACAAGACGGAAGATGGATTGCTTGAGCCCTTGAAACAGAAGAATATAGACACTGGTCTTGGTCTAGAACGTATGGCTCAAATCCTTCAGAAGGTTCCAAACAACTACGAGACAGATTTAATATATCCAATCATTGCCAAGACCTCAGAGTTGGCGAATCTATCATACGACTCTGCAAATGAAAAGGCAAAGACAAGTCTAAAAGTGATTGCAGATCACATGCGGGCAGTTGTCTATCTCATATCAGACGGTGTTTCTCCTTCCAACATTGGCAGAGGTTATGTAGTTAGGAGGCTAATAAGAAGGGCAGTTCGGAAGGGAAAGTCTCTCGGAATAAATGGGGATAGAAATGGTAATCCAAAGGGAGCGTTTTTGCCAGCAGTTGCTGAAAAGGTGATAGAATTGAGCACCTATATTGATTCAGTTGTCAAACTAAAGGCTCCACGCATCATTGAGGAGATTAGACAAGAGGAACTTCACTTTAAGAAAACTCTGGAAAGAGGAGAAAAGTTACTTGACCAAAAGCTTAACGATGCACTGTCAGTTGCTGATAAAACTAAGAGTAAGCCTTCTCTGGATGGGAAAGATGCGTTTCTTCTGTATGACACATATGGCTTCCCTGTGGAGATAACAGCAGAAGTTGCTGAAGAACGTGGAGTCAGTATAGATATGAAAGGTTTTGAAGTGGAAATGGAGAATCAAAGGCGTCAATCTCAAGCTGCTCACAATGTTGTAAAACTGACAGTTGAAGATGATGCTGACATCACGAAAAATATTGCAGACACTGAGTTCCTTGGATATGACAGTCTCTCTGCTCGTGCTGTTGTAAAAAGTCTTTTGGTGAATGGGAAGCCTGTGATAAGGGTCTCTGAAGGCAGTGATGTAGAGATTTTGCTGGACAGAACTCCATTCTATGCTGAATCAGGAGGTCAAATTGCTGATCATGGTTTTCTTTATGTTAGCAGTGATGGGAACCAAGAGAAAGCTGTTGTTGAG GTAAGTGATGTGCAGAAGtctcttaaaatatttgttCACAAGGGCACTGTAAAAAGTGGAGCTCTGGAAGTTGGCAAGGAGGTGGAAGCAGCAGTAGATGCAGACTTGAGGCAACGAGCAAAG GTTCACCATACGGCCACTCATTTGCTGCAATCAGCACTTAAGAAAGTAATAGGACAAGAAACATCACAGGCTGGTTCATTAGTAGCTTTTGACCGCCTCAGATTCGATTTCAACTTTAATCGGTCCCTGCATGGTAATGAGCTTGAGGAAATCGAATGCCTGATCAATAGATGGATTGGGGATGCTACCCGTCTTGAAACAAAAGTCCTTCCTCTTGCTGATGCGAAACAAGCTGGAGCAATTGCAATGTTTGGGgaaaaatatgatgaaaatgAG GTTCGTGTAGTAGAAGTCCCTGGTGTCTCCATGGAACTTTGCGGTGGCACTCATGTTGGCAATACTGCAGAGATACGAGCTTTCAAGATTATCTCAGAACAGGGCATTGCATCTGGAACCAGACGTATTGAAGCGGTTGCAGGTGAAGCATTCATTGAATACATAAACTCACGAGATTCTCAGATGACACGCCTATGCTCGACTCTCAAG GTGAAAGCAGAAGATGTTACAAGCAGAGTGGAGAATCTTGTAGAGGAACTGCGTGCTGCTAGAAAAGAAGCCTCAGACTTGCGTTCAAAA